From the genome of Vitis riparia cultivar Riparia Gloire de Montpellier isolate 1030 chromosome 2, EGFV_Vit.rip_1.0, whole genome shotgun sequence, one region includes:
- the LOC117904995 gene encoding protein DETOXIFICATION 56 has translation MEKLPHLPSPPPPTHTMLSELRKQRGIVVPLMVMNLAWLGKCVITTVFLGQLGELQLAGGVLGFTFANVTGYSVLNGLCCAMEPICGQACGAKNVRLLHKTLVMVTILLLTTAVPISFLWLNVDKILIYFGQQEDISMVAKTYLLYLLPDLFVISLLCPLKTYLSAQSMVFPIMFSTSVALAFHVPINILLSRAKGLKGVSMAGWVTDLLIVILLAFYVLRIESSKERRWKEGGWWDQGVGDWIKMLKLCGPSCLTTCLEWWCYEILVLLTGRLPNAKQAVGELAIVLNFDYLLFSVMQSLATCASTRVSNELGANQPDLAYQSAYISFLVSFASGCIGAAMMVSARGIWGYLYSHDARTIRGVKKMLLLMAPVEVVNFPLAVCGGIVRGTARMSLAMYANLGGFYLVALPLGMVFAFKAGLGLGGLLIGLLVGVVVCLALLLVFIFRIDWAEAAGKAQILACREQEIAKEDENHRILKTLENP, from the coding sequence ATGGAGAAGCTCCCTCACCTGCCCTCACCTCCCCCTCCTACACATACGATGCTATCCGAGCTGAGGAAGCAGAGAGGAATTGTGGTTCCCCTCATGGTCATGAACTTGGCTTGGCTGGGCAAGTGTGTCATCACTACTGTGTTTCTGGGCCAGCTTGGAGAGCTGCAGTTGGCCGGTGGTGTGCTCGGGTTCACCTTTGCAAATGTGACTGGCTACTCTGTGTTGAATGGGCTCTGTTGTGCCATGGAACCTATATGTGGTCAGGCTTGTGGGGCTAAAAATGTTAGGCTTCTACACAAGACCCTTGTCATGGTAACCATCTTGTTGCTGACTACTGCAGTGCCTATATCCTTCTTGTGGCTCAACGTTGACAAGATCCTCATTTATTTTGGCCAACAAGAAGATATTTCTATGGTTGCCAAGACCTATCTCTTGTACCTCCTGCCCGATTTGTTCGTCATTTCATTGCTTTGTCCTCTGAAAACCTACTTGAGCGCGCAAAGCATGGTCTTTCCTATAATGTTCAGCACGTCTGTTGCACTGGCTTTTCATGTACCTATCAACATCTTACTCTCCAGAGCCAAGGGTCTGAAGGGAGTTTCCATGGCAGGCTGGGTAACTGATCTCCTTATTGTGATCCTGCTTGCATTTTATGTGTTGAGGATAGAGAGTAGCAAGGAAAGAAGATGGAAGGAAGGAGGGTGGTGGGATCAAGGAGTAGGCGACTGGATCAAAATGCTAAAACTATGTGGTCCAAGTTGCCTCACCACCTGCCTTGAGTGGTGGTGCTATGAGATTTTGGTGTTGCTCACGGGGCGGCTCCCGAATGCCAAGCAGGCAGTGGGGGAGTTAGCCATAGTGCTAAACTTTGATTACCTGCTCTTCTCTGTCATGCAATCGCTTGCTACATGTGCATCCACCCGTGTCTCGAATGAACTTGGCGCAAACCAACCAGACCTTGCTTATCAGTCAGCATATATTTCCTTTCTGGTGAGCTTCGCCTCGGGTTGCATAGGTGCTGCAATGATGGTCTCTGCCAGAGGTATTTGGGGGTATTTATATAGCCACGATGCAAGGACTATCAGAGGTGTAAAGAAGATGCTGCTGCTAATGGCTCCGGTGGAGGTGGTGAACTTCCCTTTAGCAGTTTGTGGAGGAATAGTCCGGGGAACAGCTAGGATGTCGTTGGCAATGTATGCCAATCTTGGTGGGTTCTACTTGGTGGCCCTGCCCTTGGGCATGGTTTTTGCTTTCAAGGCAGGGCTTGGACTTGGGGGACTACTAATAGGGCTCTTGGTCGGTGTGGTCGTGTGCTTGGCTTTGTTGTTGGTGTTCATTTTTAGGATTGATTGGGCTGAAGCAGCTGGCAAGGCACAAATACTTGCCTGTAGGGAACAGGAAATTGCCAAGGAAGATGAAAATCACAGAATTTTGAAGACCCTCGAAAATCCATGA
- the LOC117927884 gene encoding AT-hook motif nuclear-localized protein 26-like, with amino-acid sequence MDPVTAHGHSLPPPFHTRDLHLHHQQQHQFHPQQQNSEDEQSGSSGLNRGQKRDRDDNNENTNGGSEGNEMVGLSGDGEISRRPRGRPAGSKNKPKPPIIITRDSANALRTHVMEIADGCDIVESVATFARRRQRGVCIMSGTGTVTNVTLRQPASPGAIVTLHGRFEILSLSGSFLPPPAPPAATGLTIYLAGGQGQVVGGSVVGQLLASGPVVIMAASFSNAAYERLPLEEEDPALPMPGGSLGSPGGVGQHQPPQQQPQQPQQLLADPNAPLFHGLPPNLLNSIQLPAEAYWATGRPPY; translated from the coding sequence ATGGATCCAGTAACAGCACATGGCCATTCTCTCCCACCTCCTTTCCATACTAGAGATCTCCATCTTCATCACCAGCAGCAGCATCAATTTCACCCTCAACAGCAGAATTCAGAAGATGAACAAAGCGGCAGCAGCGGCCTCAACCGAGGGCAGAAGCGAGATCGAGACGACAACAATGAGAATACAAACGGAGGCAGCGAGGGGAATGAAATGGTAGGACTCTCTGGGGATGGAGAGATCAGTAGAAGACCCCGGGGAAGACCCGCTGGATCCAAGAACAAGCCCAAGCCTCCGATCATCATTACTCGCGATAGCGCCAATGCTTTGCGCACCCATGTGATGGAGATTGCCGACGGGTGCGACATCGTGGAGAGCGTCGCCACCTTTGCCCGACGTCGTCAGAGAGGGGTTTGCATTATGAGTGGAACTGGCACTGTAACGAACGTTACTCTTCGGCAACCGGCCTCACCTGGTGCAATTGTCACCCTACACGGCCGTTTCGAGATCTTATCCTTATCCGGATCCTTTTTACCTCCTCCAGCTCCGCCTGCTGCCACGGGGTTGACCATTTACTTAGCTGGCGGCCAAGGGCAGGTGGTGGGTGGAAGCGTTGTGGGGCAACTACTGGCTTCGGGTCCAGTTGTGATTATGGCAGCGTCATTCAGCAACGCCGCCTATGAGCGGCTTCCCCTTGAAGAGGAAGACCCTGCTCTACCAATGCCAGGAGGTTCCCTAGGCTCTCCCGGAGGGGTTGGTCAGCATCAGCCACCACAGCAGCAACCGCAGCAGCCACAGCAACTTTTAGCAGATCCAAACGCACCTCTTTTTCATGGGTTACCACCCAACCTTCTCAACTCCATCCAATTACCAGCGGAGGCCTACTGGGCTACAGGCCGCCCTCCATACTAA